From Corticium candelabrum chromosome 9, ooCorCand1.1, whole genome shotgun sequence:
CACTTCCTCTGCCTGCAGAACTTCGTATACCGTGACACGCCTGCCTTATAAGTGCGTCGTGATGAGGTGGCGATGCTTTCGTTTAGAAAGAATGTCGCTGCTGGTCCGGGAGACCAATGGTGAGAGCTTCTGCAGGCAGTGGAGTCAGCCGTGGTGCTGCCAGAGGTGCCAATACATGGAACTTGGGCATCTGTGCACCAGACAATGCATCAGCAATTACGTTAGAAGAGCCCGGAATGTGTCTAATAATGACGGTAAAGTTATTGTTTGCCGCCGTAAAGAACAAGCGAAGGACGAGTGCCATCAGATTGAGGCAGCGGGCTGAACCCTGTTGCCACACGTCGAGTACGCTCTGATTGTCACAGTGGAACAAAACCCGCTTGCCGGCCCAGTGCTTGCCCCACGTCAGACCGGCTACGACGGCGGCAAACAATTCTTTCCATGCTATGGATTTCCCCGATTCAAGCGTCTGATTTGACTGCCAGTCACCGCGGAACCACGCTCCCCTGTAGTATGCGCCGAAGCCGTGTGAACCCGAGGCATCTGTGTAAAGCTTCATATCTGCTGCAGCAGAGAGATGCGGATCCAACATCATTGCCACCCCATTCCAGCACGGGAGAAAACGATACCACCACCGGAAATCCTTCCTAGTTTTGCTGGTAATATAGACATGGTGATGACTCAGTCGAACGGAGGTTGTCAGGTCGATGAGTCGGCGTAGGAAAATTCGGCCAGCTGGAACGACCTTGCATGTGAAACTAAGCTTGCCGATTATTGATTGCAAATTGCGCTTGGTCGCCTTACGGCGTGACAGCCATTGGGGGATTTCACTCATCAGATCCTTCAGTTTTCAGGAGGTAACCTAGCCACCAGCGCCTCTGAGTCAAGTTCAATGCCTAGGAAAGTTATAGTTGTAGTTGGGTCTGTTTCGTTGCTTGGCTCCATCACTACGCCCAGCTGCTGGGCTTTGTCCTTGACCCGTGTCATGGATGCATGGCAAGTGGGGTTATCTGGTTTGACAAAGAAGAAATCGTCTAGGTAGTGAAGAACATGCTTAATGTGGCACTCGTTTACTAGGACCCATTCAAACGCGTCCGTTACTTGATTAAATAGTGCTTGCGAAGAGCATAGACCAAAGGGCAAGCGCTTTTCGATTTAGTATTACCCGCCCCAATAGACTTTCAATAGCTCCCAATCCTCTCGGCGGACTGGGCACAGACGAAAGGCATGTTTCAAGTCCATCTTCGCCATGTAGCAACCCTGACCGGCCTGTTTCACGAAGGCAATGTGTCATCAATTTTCTTGTACCGCAAGTGATACTCCTCTGGGTCGATGCCGTCGTTAATACTAAATGGGCGAGGAGCGGAGAGGTGCATGATCAGTCCCCAGCTACCGTTTTTCTTTCGAACGACACCTATGCCAGAGCACTGGAGAGTTGGTGGGGAGGGGTTCCTTGTTCACATTCTAAATCGAGCCCTTGCTGAGCAATGACCTTGTGCTTCAGTGCGGACTTCAGATTGGACGATAACGAAAGTAACGTGCACCAGTATAGCCAAGATTGAAACCGTGACGTAGCGACCAAAGCAGTGATTCAACAAACGTGGGATCAGGGTGATTATGTAGTGACATTGCAAAAACCTCAGGCTGAAGTGGAGTGTCTGGTTTATGCTTGTTTATTGGTGCCCTTGCGGGAACATGTGGCCTCTGGGTGATCGCCGTGGCAGGTAAAACATTCCGTGTCGGTATTTGCACAGGCTTGGTGACGGCTTGGTTCTTGCATCGACCAGCGTTGAAGAGACGGCAGATTTCGGGTTTGCCAGAAGCGGGGTTGGAGATGTTACGGGAAGGTACGGTTGCTCGCCTGGGGGACGAAAGGACCGGTTGGTGTGAGTACAGTCTGTTGCGCCATGGCCCGGCTAGTCACATGTAAAGCAGGTGACAGAGGTTGCTGTGCGACCTGTGAAACACTGACCCCATAGGTGGTGGTTGATCGTGTCCCGTCTTACGCCCGTGGACCTGCTGACGAAATAGTCTATGGTATTTTAACCGCGCTGAAGTTTGGTATTCCGAGCTAGCTTGGGCGACTATAGACTGGTAGCCGATAAGTTCATAACCTCGAGCCGGATCCGCTAGTAAAACTGTCGCCGCGTATGCAGACCAAGCCTGAAGCCAGGAACCAATGTTGCGGACATTTCTGCGCTTTGGACTGGAGACCGAGGCTTTTGTTCCTATGGAGACCCCACCAGTGTTGGTCGTTACTTCAGTAAGTATTACGTCAAAGTCAACATAATCAACTGCTAGTATCTTCCTCTTTGTCCTCCTAGAAAGCATCCAAGATGCCGGTTGGTCGTTAGATTCGATTGCCGTCCATCGGTAGCTGAGAGAAGTGTGAGGGCTGGAACGACGTGATTTTGATCTTGTGCGGGAACGGCGACTGGGTGATCTGGACCGTTGTATGCGTGGTGATCGTGACCTTGGCGATGACCAAAAGCTGCGGCTGCTGTCATTGTTCTGGTTCCCACGATTGCGACACGGGCAGAGCCTAATCTGGAACTTGAACGACTCAGGACAGGACGGATGGCTTTGCACATGGCAGCTATCGATGCTTGTACCGCTGAGTGGATCACAGTTTCTAGCGATGCGCTGTCGATCTGGGTGACCATGGTAGGCGTTTCCGTCACCGCTGGCGTGGATGAGGTGTTGCCGGCTCTGCGGTGGTTGTAGTAGCTCCGTCTGTAGGAAAAAGAACAGCGGAGAGTCGCTTGATTCGTTCCGGCCTGGAACCGGTAGGAACAGGTGGTATTGCTCTAGAAGCAGGCGAATTGAAATGTCCCGAAGCAAAGCGATTTCTTCCGGAGACTGAGGAAGAGTGAGGGATGCTTCACGTCGGGCCAAACGACTACTGCGCTTACTCATTTCGAGAAGCTACTGGCTATACAATGCTAACTGAACAATGCAACGTTCTCACAGTCATTTGTATTAATACGTCATAGTTCCACCTCTAGCtattattaacattacaaagcTTCTGCAATCCTCTGCTACTCCTGACGTTAACCTATgtttactatgtaaactaaCCATTAGAACTTTTCTGTTGTTACTGCTTGTGACATATCGACGTACTTGGTTGTATCAAAAGGGGAAGATCTTTGTTTGGAGCAGCACACCCCTGCCAAATGCACCGCAAGAGTTACACCTTGTCTCTCTATGTTTGCATTCAGGTGCTAGATGTGTTGGACTGCCACAATGACAACAGACTCGTCCCGCTGGTTTGCTCCGTACTGGTCCCCATTGCTTTATTTTGTGTCCTTTTCAGTGTCCTCAGGGTTCACTGTCCAGTCATTTGTAATGTGTTCTTTGCAGCAGTTTCCTTGGACAAAGCAATTTTCAATGCTTTTTTGTACGGAATCTTATTATCAGTAAGTAAATGCTTCTGTATGTGACTCGACTGCAACCCACAAACTAGCCTGTCTCGCAGTGTATCATCCAGAAACTGCCGAAACCgtattgttgtgttagttTTCATAGAGCTGCTACGTATTGGCTGATACTCTCATCTGGGCCCTGATTTCGTTTGTTGAACCAGAAACGTTTCGCTATAACAAGCGGTTTTGGCGCCAATGAGTAGAGAGAACTGTCATGATCTCATCAAGTGAAAGAGTACTCGGCTTGGTACAGTGTAGGCACGATGAGACTTCTCAGCATTCCATAGGCTTCGCTTCCCATGAGTGAAAGCAGGGTGGCAGTGCTTGTCTTCTTTGACTGCATTTGCCAAACAGAATTTCTCTATGCGCTCCACATACAGGTGGGCCAGTCTTCCTTGTCCACTTTGAAAGCCAACACTGATCCCACGAAAGCAGCCATCCTCATCGCCACTGTGGTACGTATCTTAGAATGCGACGTAAGACGTAGGCAGAGTGTAGTAACCACATTCTATATTTCTACTGCGCAAGCACAACACATTCCACTATACTACAGAATGTAGATGGCTGACAGGATGTGGACTGCATAGACTTTTATACTTTTATGCTAGAGGTGCATGCTGTCGTAGTCTtactgcatgtttgtttgtcttacaGGGGTAATTGGTTGTGGTCATTTCTGCTTGTCACGATTCTGTGAAGAAGTATGCGACTTGGTGAAAACTCTTGTACCAGCAACTCGAATTTTGTGGCAATTGATTAAAGTAGGAGCAGGCTGTTTGATTGCTTCTTGCTAATTCTTAGTGATTTGGTTATGGTTAATTGTTTTAGATTAAAATGTTGCCCACGCCTGCCAAGTTTCATTATGTTTTCAATTTGCGAGATCTTTCCCGTATTTGGCAGGGAATGCTGAATGTGAATGGTGAAGTTATCTTCAATAGTTTGAAGCTGCTAGCGTTATGGCAGCATGAGTGTTCTCGAGTGATTGCCGATCGGTTCACTTGCCAAGAGGACAAAGACTGGTTTGACAAGACAATCCATGGAGTAGTTGCAGAGTATGTGGGATTGCAGTACTTAAAACTGATGGACGCTGAGCCGTACTTTGTTGACTTCTTGAGGTATTAATATGTTAATGTTATTCTAAATGCACTAGACCACTGATGTTGCTAGAGATGCACCGGAACCAACTGGGGAAGAGACAGATGATGCAGAGCTAGTAGCACCAAAGATCTATGAACCAGTCAGTTATGACTTGTGATCACTGCAAATAGTTGTTTATTAAATTGAACCATGTGTCAAGATTCCTTCATATGACTTTTTGGCCGAGAAGCTTGTTCAGAATATGGCTCAGTATAATGAGACTCTACGAGGATCTCATATGGACTTGGTCTTCTTCAAGGATGCAATGGTTCATTTGGTCAAAGTCGGTTACTTCTGTATATGTTTTTGTTGGTGTTGCTGCTAATACAGTTTCTATCAAAAAGGTTTCACGTGTTGTGCGAATGCCCCGTGGTAATGCTCTTCTAGTTGGTGTTGGAGGCTCTGGAAAGCAGAGTTTGACAAGACTTGCTTCATTTATTGCTGGCTATAACACTTTTCAAATTACATTGACCAGGCAAGTACCAGGACATGgcatgttgtattgtgtttgtacgtgtatgtgtgtatgtggatACCTACCTGTGTACATTGTTCACTATTGCTTATTTTGACTGTCTTGTTTTTATAGGTCATATAACATTTCAAATCTTGTAGATGATCTGAAGTACCTTTACAGAGTAGCAGGTTGCAATGGCAAAGGGATCACATTTCTGTTTACGGACAATGAGATTAAAGATGAAGCTTTTCTTGAGTACCTAAACAATGTCTTATCTTCTGGAGAAGTAGCTAATCTGTTCGCTCGGGATGAATTGGATGAGATCGCTCAATCTCTAATACCTGTTATGAAGAAGGAGTTTCCACGCCGGCCACCAACACCAGATAACCTTTATGATTACTTCATGTCTAGAGCCAGGAAAAATCTGCATGTAGTTCTTTGCTTGTCACCAGTGAGACTGTCATTATCTGAATAATATAATTTAGATGGAATATAAGAATGCAATGTTACAGGTTGGAGAAAAATTTCGAAATCGGTCACTTAAATTTCCTGGTTTGATTAGTGGCTGTACGATGGATTGGTTTAGCAGGTGGCCTAAAGATGCGTTAGCGGCTGTGGCTCAGCATTTTTTGTCTAGTTTTGACATAGTCTGCTCGCAAAAGGTTAAGCAGCAGGTTGTTGAAGCGATGGGAGGATTTCACGATGCCGTTGCTGAAACATGTTCTGAATACTTCGCCCGATATCGCCGACAAACTCATGTCACACCAAAATCATACTTGTCATTTATTAGTGGCTATAAAAGTACCTATAGTGAGAAGCAAAGTCACATGGGTGAACTGGCTGATCGAATGAAGACAGGCTTGTCGAAACTTGTGGAGGCAAGTGAGTCTGTTGCTGTACTGTCAGTTGAGTTAGCAGTCAAAGAAAAAGAGCTTGCTGTTGCTTCAGAGAAAGCTGACAAGGTAGAACTTGTTATATATTGATGCTGCAAAAATGAGTTGAATGGTCTTTGTTAGGTGCTTGCAGAAGTGACTGTAAGTGCACAGGCTGCTGAAAAGGTAAAAGCAGGTGTACAAAAGGTGAAGGACAAAGCACAAGCAATTGTAGATGAAATCGAAGTTTGTACATTTTGGatgtaattttaaaatttgatgATTAAGAACAAGTCATATTTAGGCGGATAAGTCAATTGCTCAGTCAAAACTTGAAGCAGCTAAACCAGCTTTAGAGGAAGCTGAGGCGGCTTTGCAGGTTCTTGCAATCTAAAGATACTGCATTGACTAGTTGCTGTTGCCTTGATAGTGTCTGTGAAAAATAGACTATTAAGGCTGCTCACATTTCAACTGTCCGTAAGCTTGCCAAGCCTCCGCATCTCATTATGCGAATCATGGACTGTGTGTTACTACTCTTTCAACGCAAATTGGATTCAGTAGTTCCAGATCCAGATCGGCCATGCATGAAGCCTTCATGGGGTGAGTCTCTCAAGGTACTTCGACTTGTCTCATTATGCCCTATTGTCGCTGCCAACTTTACCACGTATGCATTTAGTGTATGAGTCAAAGTGGATTTCTCAATTGGCTTCAAACTTTCCCAAAGGATTCTATTAATGAAGAAACAGTTGAACTATTAATGCCATATTTAGAAATGGAAGATTACACCTTGGAAGTTGCGAAGAAAGTCAGTGTTGGTTCAATAGAAGGTGACCACTAGCAGTCTGATTGTTTTCTGTTATGTAATTAGGCGTGTGGTGATGTTGCTGGATTGTTATCTTGGACCAAGGCTATGGCCTTTTTCTTTGGTGTTAACAAGGAAGTTCTTCCCTTAAAGGTTTTGGTTCAATGATGATACAGGAAACAGTAACTGTTTTGTATAACTATGCTCTTTCTTGAAGGCGAGCCTTATTACACAAGAAGCACGACTAACTGTTGCTAATGAAGAATTGAGGCAAGCTCAAGGCCAACTTGATGAGAAACAGCGTGAATTAGATGACGTCCAACGTCTTTATGATGCTGCAATGCAAGAAAAGCAGGTTGAAAAGGCGTTTTTAGGCATCAAATGGTGCTTTATTTCTGTGCTTGGTTTAGGCTCTATTAGATGATGCCGAATCATGTCGTAGAAAAATGCAGGCTGCTTcagacttaattaatggtttGGGTGGAGAAAAAGAGAGGTGGACATTGCAAAGCAAACAATTTGAGGATCAAATTGGAAGGTCTTAGCAATATGCTTGTATTTTATGTGTGATTTCCCAGTTCATGATAAAACtgatcatttaattaaaacacaaaaCTATGAATAGTAATTTCTAGCAGGAAAGACAATGCATGTTCATTGTCAAGACAACAATTATGTAACATTACtgcatgtgtatgttgtgagtgtgcgtgtaggtatgtatgtgtgtgtatgtgttcttgtgtgcatgtgtgtgaacTTGTTAGTGTACCTTAATTGATGATTTGGCAACACTGGCATATTATGGAAGTGAACTCTAGTATAATCACTGCAGCATTAGTCATTTTAAGTCATTTATCTATGCATCTGTGAGTTCTGTTGgaacagtttaattaacttttcAATTCCAAATCGTATAGACAAATTGGTGACAATGCGACAcaacacaatggacaaatcatggagacacacaaaacaatatGCTTTATGACTACATCTTATGTAGTAGGCTCTTATAATCTTTGAGTGAACTTGCTAAAAATGCTTAGGGCTGGCTTTAAGTTCTAAGTGAACTCACTGAAGGCCATGTGaacaacacagaaacatgtataGTACCCTgttgggctcacctgccgatTTGGTGAGCACCCTTATGGGAGCAGGAGCGTAGCATGACATCAGACTGGATTGTTTTCATGCATAGTGGTGCATTCATATCTAAGGAAGTGCATAATTATGTAAAAGGTGCAAATTCTAAAATACGTTTTCTTGATTTGGTTGTATTGTTGATAATGATGTTGTTTAAAGGTATGCTCTGGTTGTAATTGTAGGCTTGTGGGTGATGTTTTGTTGGCTGCTGGATTTTTGTCATACTTTGGTCCATTCAACCAAGACTTCCGCTTAcaattgcaaagaatttgGAGAGCTGATCTAGATCAACGACAAGTGCCATGTAGTGCAGACTTGAACGTCTCTTCTTTACTTGTTGATGCCCCGACTGTATGTGTTTGAGTTAATCGTAGTTTATAGTGGAAATACCAATGAACTACTTCTGTTAAACAGATAGGGGAATGGAACCTTCAAGGTCTCCCCAATGATGATTTGTCAATACAGAACGGCATAGTGGTGACGAAGGCATCTCGATATCCACTGCTAATTGACCCTCAAGGCCAAGGAAAGAACTGGATCAGAAACAGGGAGGAAGACAATGAACTTCAAGTAGGTGCAATTGTATATGTGAATGCCTAAAGCGTGCATTTTGTAATAGAAGTTTTATAGGTTACTACCTTACATCACAAGTATTTCCGTAGCCACATTGAAGATTCTCTGTCATTGGGAAGGCCATTGCTCATTGAAAACATTGGAGAGGAGCTTGATCCAGCTCTGGACAATGTTTTAGAGAAGAACTTTATTAAGATTGGAAGAAACATGAAGGTCATTTCAGCTGTGTTTTAAGTATAGGGAATTCATTCATGTATTCTTTGTGTGGTTGTGGCTACATACCATAGGTAAAAGTTGGTGACAAAGAAGTTGATGTAATGCCTGGTTTCAGGTTGTACATTACAACAAAACTATCCAATCCAGCTTACACGCCAGAGGTgtttttgtacatgtttgttggTATTCATAGAGTAATGCTCTTTTATACAGATTAGTGCTAGGACTGCTATAATTGATTTTACAGTGACCTTGAAAGGACTAGAGGATCAGCTTCTCGGTCGTGTTATATTGACAGAAAAGCAAGAGTTGGAAGCTGAACGGAGCAAACTAATGGAAGATGTTACCGTCAACAACCGCAAAATGAAGGAATTGGAAGACAACTTACTACTGCGCCTCACCAGTACTCAGGGTTCTCTTGTAGAGGATGAGTCACTAATTGCTGTACTGAAAACAACTAAAGTAACTGCAGAGGAAGTAAGTGAAAAGCTTCACGTGGCAGCTGAGACTGAAATAAAAATCAATGAAGCTCGAGAGGAGTTTCGGCCAGGTGCAGTAAAATTGAAATAGAGAAATAGATAAGTTATTGACACTTGCTTGTTTCGTTTATAGTTGCTGCACGTGGCAGTATTCTTTATTTTCTCATTGTCGAGATGTCCATGGTAAATGTGATGTATCAAACTTCTCTCAGGCAGTTTCTTGCATTGTTTGACCTTGCAATGGCCAAGTTAGTAGGTGttatactagtatacatgctTGCCACATGTCGTTTTTGTAGTTCAGAGAAATCACCCATCACAGCCAAAAGAATAAGGAATATCATAGAGTACTTGACTTTTGAAGTGTTCGAGTACACCGTTCGAGGTCTTTATGAAAACCACAAATTTCTCTTCACTTTGCTTTTGGCGCTTAAAATAGATCTACAGAGTGGCAATATTAGGCACGAAGAGTtccaaacattaattaaaggtatGTTAATTATGCATAAACGCTTTTGTTTAGCAGTTTCAGGAGCATGTGTATTTAACCCATATATTTTTACTACTCTTTAGGTGGCGCTGCTCTGGACTTGAATACTGTAGAACCAAAACCATTTTCATGGATTCTCGATATGACTTGG
This genomic window contains:
- the LOC134184767 gene encoding dynein axonemal heavy chain 8-like encodes the protein MRRVIGCGHFCLSRFCEEVCDLVKTLVPATRILWQLIKIKMLPTPAKFHYVFNLRDLSRIWQGMLNVNGEVIFNSLKLLALWQHECSRVIADRFTCQEDKDWFDKTIHGVVAEYVGLQYLKLMDAEPYFVDFLRDAPEPTGEETDDAELVAPKIYEPIPSYDFLAEKLVQNMAQYNETLRGSHMDLVFFKDAMVHLVKVSRVVRMPRGNALLVGVGGSGKQSLTRLASFIAGYNTFQITLTRSYNISNLVDDLKYLYRVAGCNGKGITFLFTDNEIKDEAFLEYLNNVLSSGEVANLFARDELDEIAQSLIPVMKKEFPRRPPTPDNLYDYFMSRARKNLHVVLCLSPVGEKFRNRSLKFPGLISGCTMDWFSRWPKDALAAVAQHFLSSFDIVCSQKVKQQVVEAMGGFHDAVAETCSEYFARYRRQTHVTPKSYLSFISGYKSTYSEKQSHMGELADRMKTGLSKLVEASESVAVLSVELAVKEKELAVASEKADKVLAEVTVSAQAAEKVKAGVQKVKDKAQAIVDEIEADKSIAQSKLEAAKPALEEAEAALQTIKAAHISTVRKLAKPPHLIMRIMDCVLLLFQRKLDSVVPDPDRPCMKPSWGESLKCMSQSGFLNWLQTFPKDSINEETVELLMPYLEMEDYTLEVAKKACGDVAGLLSWTKAMAFFFGVNKEVLPLKASLITQEARLTVANEELRQAQGQLDEKQRELDDVQRLYDAAMQEKQALLDDAESCRRKMQAASDLINGLGGEKERWTLQSKQFEDQIGRLVGDVLLAAGFLSYFGPFNQDFRLQLQRIWRADLDQRQVPCSADLNVSSLLVDAPTIGEWNLQGLPNDDLSIQNGIVVTKASRYPLLIDPQGQGKNWIRNREEDNELQVTTLHHKYFRSHIEDSLSLGRPLLIENIGEELDPALDNVLEKNFIKIGRNMKVKVGDKEVDVMPGFRLYITTKLSNPAYTPEISARTAIIDFTVTLKGLEDQLLGRVILTEKQELEAERSKLMEDVTVNNRKMKELEDNLLLRLTSTQGSLVEDESLIAVLKTTKVTAEEVSEKLHVAAETEIKINEAREEFRPVAARGSILYFLIVEMSMVNVMYQTSLRQFLALFDLAMANSEKSPITAKRIRNIIEYLTFEVFEYTVRGLYENHKFLFTLLLALKIDLQSGNIRHEEFQTLIKGGAALDLNTVEPKPFSWILDMTWLNLVDLSKLRNFSELLCQVARNEKGWKAWFDADAPEESPMPDGYHNSLNAFRKLLLIRCWCPDRTVAQARKYVSDSLGKRYAEGVILDLEKMWKESDIRSPLSCFLSMGSDPTNQIEALAKKVKVECRAISMGQGQEVHARRLLQQFMVSGDWVLLQNCHLGLNFLEELFDIITKTESVNSNFRLWITTEIHPQFSINLLQASIKFTNEPPQGVKAGLKRTYTGMSQDMLDVTNMPQWKPMLYAVAFLHTTVQERRKYGPLGWNIPYEFNLADFTASVQFIRNHLDDVDPKKHHMDYTGTCISLGLTCWVGGTQARLKMPLAVLRGADLETVNHNVASCSALALMDYTDQHNQIACIIHWDIFRQFEVPVEKTRWYWHHAERLVEMDDITMICFADGIIAWKQFEKLVKYNELRAEVELWDSGCPSGVGSIGHNSRDGLSPSEAEFVPVLTRDLTNQIDLVGHDIIYDSSCSADGNVTRNMLVFMAFIDLRPHGIIEVIIPESEVSIMP